The following are from one region of the Candidatus Krumholzibacteriia bacterium genome:
- a CDS encoding DUF4386 domain-containing protein encodes MTTVQRNARIAGLLYLLLTLVAPLRLLYIPGKLFVRGDAAATAANIAANETLFRLGIMSELACGVIVLFLTFALYRLFRDVDHQLAVLVVIVGGILPAAVDFLIVLNDIAALAFVSGADYLAAFDAPQRDALAHFFMRLHGQQVLAAEVLWGIWLFPLGMLAIRSRFIPRLFGYWLIINGIAYLALSVSGLVLPQYAAWVEMVTIPALLGEVAFMLWLLIKGARERPVTAG; translated from the coding sequence ATGACCACGGTGCAAAGAAACGCACGAATCGCCGGACTTCTGTATCTTCTGCTGACCCTCGTCGCGCCCCTGCGGCTGCTCTACATTCCGGGCAAGCTGTTCGTGCGCGGAGACGCGGCCGCGACGGCCGCCAACATCGCCGCCAACGAGACGCTCTTCAGGCTCGGGATAATGAGCGAGCTGGCGTGCGGCGTCATCGTGCTCTTTCTCACCTTCGCCCTCTACCGGCTGTTCCGGGATGTCGACCACCAGCTCGCGGTGCTGGTGGTGATCGTGGGCGGCATCCTCCCCGCCGCCGTCGACTTCCTCATCGTCCTGAACGACATCGCGGCACTCGCCTTCGTGAGCGGGGCGGACTACCTGGCCGCCTTCGACGCACCGCAGCGCGACGCCCTTGCGCACTTCTTCATGCGCCTGCACGGACAGCAGGTGCTCGCCGCCGAGGTGCTGTGGGGGATATGGCTGTTTCCGCTGGGGATGCTGGCCATCCGCTCGCGCTTCATTCCCCGCCTGTTCGGTTACTGGCTCATCATCAACGGCATCGCGTACCTGGCGCTGAGCGTCAGCGGCCTGGTGCTGCCGCAGTATGCGGCGTGGGTGGAGATGGTCACCATCCCGGCGCTGCTCGGAGAGGTGGCGTTCATGCTGTGGCTGTTGATCAAGGGGGCCAGGGAGCGGCCGGTGACGGCGGGTTGA
- a CDS encoding SRPBCC family protein: MANSTNTVRLHRVLRAPAERVYRAFLDPDALVKWMAPHGFTGKVHQMDPRVGGGYKMSFTNFGTGSSHSFGGKYVELTPNERIRYTDAFDDPNLPGEMQMTVSLRAVSCGTELTIVQEGIPAAIPLELCYLGWQESLQLLTLLVDPDIPDGA; this comes from the coding sequence ATGGCCAATTCAACCAATACGGTGCGCCTGCACCGCGTGCTGCGCGCGCCCGCCGAACGGGTGTACCGCGCCTTTCTCGATCCCGACGCGCTCGTCAAGTGGATGGCGCCGCATGGATTCACCGGCAAGGTCCACCAGATGGACCCGCGCGTGGGCGGCGGGTACAAGATGTCATTCACCAACTTCGGCACCGGATCGAGCCACTCGTTCGGCGGCAAGTACGTCGAGCTGACGCCCAACGAGCGCATCCGCTACACGGACGCGTTCGACGACCCCAACCTGCCGGGCGAGATGCAGATGACCGTCTCGCTGCGCGCGGTCAGTTGCGGCACCGAGCTCACCATCGTCCAGGAGGGGATTCCCGCGGCCATCCCGCTGGAGCTCTGCTACCTGGGATGGCAGGAGAGCTTGCAGCTGCTCACGCTGCTGGTCGATCCGGACATCCCGGACGGGGCGTAG
- a CDS encoding DinB family protein produces MNPIDAFVAELKIEARSTRKMLERVPPESLGWRPHEKSSTLGKVAGHIADIPGLFIVPLLQDECDYNTYQSNTGTVPEILDTFDANIARSYETLGALTPEQLLAPFRYRYGDRVIFELPRFVVIRSTTFNHLIHHRGQLSVYLRMLGVALPAIYGPTADER; encoded by the coding sequence ATGAACCCCATCGACGCGTTTGTTGCCGAACTCAAGATCGAGGCCCGCTCCACGCGCAAGATGCTGGAGCGCGTGCCGCCGGAGTCGCTCGGGTGGCGGCCGCACGAGAAGTCCAGCACGCTGGGGAAGGTCGCGGGGCACATCGCCGATATTCCCGGCTTGTTCATCGTGCCGCTGCTGCAGGACGAGTGCGACTACAACACGTACCAGTCGAACACCGGCACCGTGCCCGAAATCCTGGACACCTTCGACGCCAACATCGCCCGCTCGTACGAAACCCTGGGCGCGCTGACGCCCGAGCAGTTGCTGGCGCCGTTTCGGTATCGCTACGGCGACCGCGTCATCTTTGAACTCCCACGCTTCGTGGTAATCCGCAGCACCACGTTCAACCACCTCATCCACCACCGCGGGCAGTTGTCGGTGTATCTGCGCATGCTCGGCGTGGCGCTGCCGGCGATCTACGGCCCCACGGCCGACGAGCGGTAG
- a CDS encoding NAD(P)H-dependent oxidoreductase, whose product MKRGQWHDVGDAAELSQQQLQQVVAGNTKIALSCVGGTFGAVHNACNHAGGPLGHGRLDGDYIVCPWHNWKFHRVTGEGEPGFEADRVPRFECKVEGGRVLVLDAAVTRRNKLPHDPHPLDREVKRQPGPLRVVGISTTVMDTANPRYSTSEALLETALEHARAAHSLEARMLKLRDLNFRACEGYYSKSAHACTWPCSISQMDLNDGMNDVYENLVFWADVVLIATPIRWGAASSLYFKMAERLNTVQNQITLKNRVMLRDKVAGLIVTGGQDNIQAVAGQTMQFFAELGMQFPQFPYIAHSRGWTAEDMERNVEVVQHSKTLHDGARALLDRCLDLALRLQSTATPGYARGGRKASGLERGSQ is encoded by the coding sequence ATGAAACGCGGACAGTGGCACGACGTGGGTGACGCGGCGGAGCTGTCGCAGCAGCAGCTGCAGCAGGTCGTGGCGGGAAACACGAAGATCGCGCTCTCGTGCGTCGGAGGCACCTTCGGGGCGGTCCACAACGCCTGCAACCACGCCGGCGGACCACTTGGGCACGGAAGGCTGGACGGCGACTACATCGTGTGCCCGTGGCACAACTGGAAGTTCCACCGCGTCACTGGCGAGGGCGAGCCGGGCTTCGAAGCTGACCGCGTGCCGCGCTTCGAGTGCAAGGTGGAGGGCGGGCGCGTGCTGGTGCTGGATGCCGCCGTCACCAGGCGCAACAAGCTCCCGCACGATCCGCATCCCCTCGACCGCGAGGTCAAGCGCCAACCGGGTCCGCTGCGCGTCGTCGGCATTTCCACCACCGTCATGGACACCGCCAACCCGCGCTATTCCACCTCCGAGGCGTTGCTGGAAACCGCACTCGAACACGCGCGCGCAGCGCATTCTCTGGAAGCGCGCATGCTCAAGCTGCGCGATCTCAATTTTCGCGCCTGCGAGGGCTACTACTCCAAGAGCGCGCACGCGTGCACCTGGCCGTGCAGCATTTCGCAGATGGATCTCAACGACGGCATGAACGATGTCTACGAGAACCTGGTGTTCTGGGCCGACGTGGTACTCATCGCGACGCCCATCCGCTGGGGTGCCGCGAGTTCGTTGTACTTCAAGATGGCGGAGCGGCTCAACACGGTACAGAACCAGATTACCCTCAAGAACCGCGTCATGCTCAGGGACAAGGTGGCGGGACTCATCGTCACCGGCGGTCAGGACAACATCCAGGCCGTCGCCGGGCAGACCATGCAGTTCTTCGCGGAACTGGGCATGCAGTTTCCGCAGTTCCCCTACATCGCACACAGCCGTGGCTGGACGGCGGAGGACATGGAACGCAACGTCGAGGTGGTTCAGCACAGCAAGACGCTGCACGACGGCGCGCGCGCGTTGCTGGACCGCTGCCTGGACCTGGCGCTGCGGCTGCAGAGCACGGCCACGCCGGGATATGCACGGGGCGGCCGCAAGGCGTCGGGACTGGAACGCGGTAGCCAGTAG
- a CDS encoding porin family protein, which produces MKRILSTIAILASTLSFSSVGAQEHPSDKGLSLALRLSGGEFRATDVTSDTKISDAGGGLALTVGYDFNPVFGLQVEFAGNGFSSLAPGLEAATGSVALLMQYRFLPGHITRPYLRAGLAGYGLTFRSDLGDVNANGGSVPLSAGVEFLVARHVALGLDVTHHIVAFDEVSVEVSDVGLAYDIDADGSQTNLSMSVLFYF; this is translated from the coding sequence ATGAAACGTATCCTTTCCACCATCGCAATCCTGGCATCCACTCTGTCGTTCAGCAGCGTAGGTGCGCAGGAACACCCGTCCGACAAGGGTCTGTCGCTTGCGCTGCGGTTGAGCGGCGGCGAGTTCAGGGCGACCGACGTCACCTCCGACACAAAGATCTCCGACGCCGGCGGCGGCCTCGCACTCACCGTCGGCTACGATTTCAATCCGGTGTTCGGCCTGCAGGTCGAGTTTGCCGGAAACGGTTTTTCGAGTCTCGCGCCGGGCCTGGAAGCGGCAACCGGATCGGTGGCGCTTCTCATGCAGTACCGCTTCCTTCCGGGCCACATTACGCGCCCTTACCTGCGCGCCGGCTTGGCCGGTTACGGCCTGACCTTCCGGAGCGATCTCGGCGACGTCAACGCCAACGGTGGCAGCGTTCCCTTGAGCGCCGGGGTCGAGTTCCTGGTGGCGCGCCATGTGGCACTGGGCCTCGACGTGACCCATCATATTGTTGCCTTCGATGAAGTCAGCGTCGAAGTGTCCGATGTCGGACTCGCGTACGACATCGACGCCGACGGGTCACAGACCAATCTCTCCATGTCGGTGCTGTTCTATTTCTAG
- a CDS encoding sigma-54 dependent transcriptional regulator, which translates to MPGRVLIIDDEPNIRRMLEMIHRNTGWETATAPGGTQALELLAHESFDVVFLDLSMPDRDGLEVLADIRRLKPDQLVVILTGQGTIDRAVEATRLGAFDFLEKDCGKERILLTSRNALDHSALAGENRKLRSRAGKRREFMGESRAAVEVMAQIRRVAPTPARVLILGESGTGKELLAQAIHDRSARAGGPFVKVNCAAIPEELIESELFGAERGAYTGSVQSREGKWQAADGGTLFLDEVGDMSLKVQTKVLRALQEGEIQKVGSSEIIRVDVRVVAATNKNLADEVAGGRFREDLYYRLNVVPITVPPLRERGEDIVLLARAFLAEYCVENDMAPRTFDNEVLAALAAYPWPGNVRELRNQVERVAIMCPGRVVRMDDLSAEVRVGASFIVASKSSPAADVTQAAGKSLHDARRQMERDLIARTLEKFNWNVSRAAEELGLGRTNLHKKMKALGIERKTTGGQTP; encoded by the coding sequence ATGCCCGGACGCGTTCTCATCATCGACGACGAACCCAACATCCGGCGGATGCTGGAAATGATCCACCGCAACACCGGCTGGGAAACGGCGACGGCACCCGGCGGCACGCAGGCGCTGGAGCTGCTCGCGCACGAGTCGTTCGATGTCGTGTTTCTCGATCTGTCCATGCCCGACCGCGACGGCCTCGAGGTGCTGGCGGACATTCGCCGCCTGAAGCCCGACCAGCTCGTCGTCATTCTCACCGGGCAGGGCACCATCGACCGCGCGGTCGAGGCCACCCGGCTGGGTGCGTTCGACTTTCTGGAGAAGGACTGCGGCAAGGAGCGAATTCTTCTCACATCGCGCAACGCCCTCGACCACAGCGCGCTCGCCGGCGAGAACCGCAAACTCCGTTCGCGCGCCGGCAAGCGCCGCGAGTTCATGGGCGAGAGCCGTGCTGCGGTGGAAGTCATGGCGCAGATCCGGCGTGTGGCACCCACGCCCGCGCGCGTTCTGATTCTCGGCGAATCCGGCACGGGCAAGGAGCTGCTGGCCCAGGCCATCCACGACCGCAGCGCCCGCGCCGGCGGCCCCTTCGTCAAAGTCAATTGTGCCGCCATTCCCGAAGAACTGATCGAGTCCGAACTCTTCGGAGCCGAGCGGGGCGCGTACACCGGGTCCGTGCAGTCACGCGAAGGCAAGTGGCAGGCGGCCGACGGAGGCACGTTGTTCCTGGACGAAGTCGGCGACATGAGCCTCAAGGTACAAACCAAGGTCCTGCGCGCGCTGCAGGAGGGCGAGATCCAGAAAGTTGGCAGCAGCGAGATCATCCGTGTCGACGTGCGCGTCGTCGCCGCCACCAACAAGAACCTCGCCGACGAAGTGGCGGGCGGGCGCTTCCGCGAGGATCTCTACTATCGGCTCAACGTGGTGCCGATCACGGTGCCGCCGTTGCGCGAACGCGGCGAAGACATCGTTCTGCTCGCGCGCGCATTTCTCGCCGAGTACTGCGTCGAGAACGACATGGCGCCCAGAACCTTCGACAACGAGGTGCTGGCAGCCCTCGCGGCGTATCCGTGGCCGGGGAATGTACGCGAGCTGCGCAATCAGGTGGAGCGCGTGGCGATCATGTGTCCGGGCCGTGTGGTACGGATGGATGATCTGAGCGCGGAAGTGCGCGTGGGCGCTTCGTTCATCGTGGCGTCAAAATCATCCCCCGCCGCAGACGTCACGCAAGCCGCCGGCAAGTCCCTGCACGACGCACGCCGGCAAATGGAGCGCGATCTGATCGCGCGTACCCTGGAGAAGTTCAATTGGAACGTGTCACGCGCGGCCGAGGAACTGGGGCTGGGGCGCACGAACCTGCACAAGAAGATGAAGGCGCTCGGTATCGAGCGCAAGACAACCGGAGGACAAACACCATGA
- a CDS encoding ATP-binding protein, with the protein MKSIRSRLVVMCLVVAALPAVPLALAVQSLLDKTFNVGLNETMEEALKSGVAMSRDAWDEQCARFAGDVRALLVDLGGALPDSGRVALAMKSRASLGSTLHGFVLARATGAAGDTLDTPLLSFSANETYQRLTGNRSFITKPSGTGGDLRLFESTDRSLLLATWTPPAGNERLLLFSQTDPSFLRRAEDLIAARQLFATLQLTRAGLTRSFFYSFVVIYGACVVLALALSLLIAERIATPIRRLSAGAGMVAAGDWGYRLDIRGGGETGHLVDAFNDMVARLDDQRRRLVDMEKMAAWREVARHLAHEIKNPLLPIRLTIEELRDQYRGDDPAFRALLAESTRVVGEEVEQLQRLVRQFSEFAKMPELEVRAGSLDALAHDVAALYPQVTTTHAAADPLDRFPFDPEAMRRVLINLYDNAVAMMPAGGTVVRTSVQCADGQAVMRVGDNGPGIPPEHRARIFEPYFTTRREGTGLGLAMVKNAVLLHGGDIAVESTVGAGTTFIIRLPLAGPPPAPAAHREA; encoded by the coding sequence ATGAAATCGATCCGCTCGCGTCTGGTGGTCATGTGCCTCGTGGTGGCGGCGCTGCCCGCGGTGCCGCTGGCACTCGCGGTGCAATCGCTGCTCGACAAGACTTTCAATGTCGGCTTGAACGAGACCATGGAGGAGGCTCTAAAGAGCGGTGTCGCCATGTCGCGCGACGCGTGGGACGAACAGTGCGCGCGCTTCGCGGGCGATGTCCGCGCGCTCCTGGTGGACCTGGGCGGCGCCCTTCCGGATTCGGGCCGCGTCGCACTCGCGATGAAGTCCCGCGCGTCCCTGGGTTCGACGCTGCACGGGTTCGTGCTGGCGCGCGCCACCGGTGCCGCGGGCGACACACTCGACACGCCGTTGCTCTCCTTCTCCGCGAACGAGACATACCAGCGCCTGACCGGCAACCGATCCTTCATCACGAAGCCGTCCGGCACGGGCGGCGACCTGCGGCTGTTCGAGTCCACCGACCGCAGCCTGCTCCTCGCCACGTGGACGCCACCCGCCGGAAACGAACGGCTCCTGTTGTTCAGCCAGACGGATCCGTCCTTCCTGCGCCGTGCGGAGGACCTCATCGCCGCGCGACAGCTATTCGCCACACTGCAGCTCACGCGCGCGGGGCTGACGCGGAGCTTCTTCTATTCCTTCGTTGTCATCTACGGCGCGTGCGTGGTTCTCGCACTGGCGCTCTCGCTCCTGATCGCCGAGCGTATCGCAACCCCGATCCGCCGGCTGTCCGCCGGCGCCGGCATGGTTGCAGCAGGCGACTGGGGCTACCGCCTGGACATCCGCGGCGGCGGCGAAACCGGGCACCTGGTGGATGCGTTCAACGACATGGTGGCGCGGCTCGACGATCAGCGCCGGCGCCTGGTGGACATGGAAAAGATGGCGGCGTGGCGCGAGGTGGCGCGACACCTGGCGCACGAGATCAAGAACCCCCTCTTGCCGATCCGGCTCACCATCGAAGAACTGCGCGACCAGTATCGCGGCGACGACCCCGCCTTCCGCGCGCTGCTCGCCGAAAGCACGCGCGTGGTCGGGGAGGAAGTCGAGCAGCTGCAGCGCCTGGTCCGCCAGTTCTCCGAGTTTGCAAAGATGCCCGAATTGGAGGTGCGCGCAGGCTCACTGGACGCCCTCGCCCACGACGTGGCCGCGCTCTATCCGCAGGTGACGACCACGCACGCGGCGGCGGATCCGCTCGACCGCTTCCCGTTCGATCCGGAAGCGATGCGCCGCGTGCTGATCAATCTGTATGACAACGCGGTGGCGATGATGCCGGCTGGCGGAACCGTGGTGCGTACTTCCGTTCAGTGCGCGGACGGCCAGGCCGTCATGCGCGTCGGCGACAACGGACCGGGCATTCCGCCGGAGCACCGCGCGCGCATCTTCGAACCCTACTTCACGACGCGCCGCGAGGGCACCGGCCTCGGGCTGGCCATGGTCAAGAATGCGGTGCTGCTGCACGGCGGCGACATCGCCGTAGAGAGCACCGTCGGTGCTGGTACTACTTTCATTATTCGACTGCCGCTGGCCGGTCCTCCGCCCGCGCCGGCCGCGCACAGGGAGGCATGA